Proteins co-encoded in one Aquincola tertiaricarbonis genomic window:
- a CDS encoding amino acid ABC transporter permease produces the protein MVDFTIGTILGHLVLALRWTVALSLIAFVGGAALGLLMLVIRIAKLPGAQAGVGLYVQVFQGTPLLMQMFLAYFGLALLGVKTSALMAASVCLTLYAGAYLTEIWRGCVEAVPRGQWEASASLALNLREQLRHVILPQAGRIAIAPTVGFLVQVVKGTALASVIGFIEVTKAGQMIANATFQPFIAYGLVGLMYFALCFPLSLWSRQLERRLRIAR, from the coding sequence ATGGTCGACTTCACGATCGGAACCATCCTGGGCCATCTGGTGCTGGCCTTGCGCTGGACCGTGGCCTTGTCGCTCATTGCCTTCGTGGGCGGTGCCGCGCTGGGGCTGCTCATGCTGGTCATCCGCATCGCCAAGCTGCCCGGCGCACAGGCGGGCGTGGGCTTGTATGTACAAGTCTTCCAGGGCACGCCGCTGCTGATGCAGATGTTCCTGGCCTACTTCGGCCTGGCGCTGCTGGGCGTCAAGACCTCGGCGCTGATGGCGGCCTCGGTGTGTCTGACGCTGTATGCCGGCGCCTACCTCACCGAGATCTGGCGCGGCTGCGTGGAAGCCGTGCCCCGCGGCCAGTGGGAGGCCTCGGCCAGCCTGGCGCTCAACCTGCGCGAGCAGCTGCGCCACGTCATCCTGCCGCAGGCCGGGCGCATCGCCATCGCGCCCACGGTGGGCTTTCTGGTGCAGGTGGTCAAGGGCACGGCGCTGGCCTCGGTCATCGGCTTCATCGAGGTGACCAAGGCCGGCCAGATGATCGCCAACGCCACCTTCCAGCCCTTCATCGCCTACGGCCTGGTCGGCCTCATGTACTTTGCGCTGTGCTTCCCCTTGTCGCTGTGGAGCCGCCAGCTGGAACGCCGGCTGCGCATCGCCCGCTGA
- a CDS encoding amino acid ABC transporter ATP-binding protein: MQDTSAPLVNIQGLRKRYGTNEVLKGIDLQITRGEVIALIGKSGSGKSTLLRCINGLEVFQEGTLVVGGQPLKHGDAQAMRSLRQNVGMIFQSFNLFPHLNAGQNVMLAPTLVKGLPKAQARERAAELLARVGLADKFDSYPDQLSGGQQQRVAIARALAMNPEVLLCDEITSALDPELVGEVLQVVESLAEQGMTLIMVTHEMAFARKVSDRLAFMHQGRIHELGAPEALFAQPATDELRSFLASSRH; encoded by the coding sequence ATGCAAGACACCTCCGCCCCGCTGGTCAACATCCAGGGCCTGCGCAAGCGCTATGGCACCAATGAGGTGCTTAAGGGCATCGACCTGCAGATCACCCGCGGCGAGGTGATCGCCCTCATCGGCAAGAGCGGCTCGGGCAAAAGCACGCTGCTGCGTTGCATCAACGGGCTGGAGGTGTTCCAGGAAGGCACGCTGGTGGTCGGCGGCCAGCCGCTCAAGCACGGTGATGCGCAGGCCATGCGGTCGCTGCGCCAGAACGTGGGCATGATCTTCCAGAGCTTCAACCTCTTTCCGCACCTGAACGCCGGGCAGAACGTGATGCTGGCGCCCACGCTGGTCAAGGGCCTGCCCAAGGCGCAGGCGCGCGAGCGCGCGGCCGAACTGCTGGCCCGCGTGGGCCTGGCCGACAAGTTCGACAGCTACCCCGACCAGCTGTCGGGCGGCCAGCAGCAGCGCGTGGCCATTGCCCGCGCGCTGGCGATGAACCCCGAGGTACTGCTGTGCGACGAGATCACCTCCGCGCTGGACCCCGAGCTGGTGGGCGAGGTGCTGCAGGTGGTGGAAAGCCTGGCCGAACAGGGCATGACGCTGATCATGGTGACGCATGAGATGGCCTTCGCCCGCAAGGTGAGCGACCGCCTGGCCTTCATGCACCAGGGCCGCATCCACGAGCTGGGCGCGCCCGAGGCCCTGTTCGCGCAGCCGGCCACCGACGAGCTGCGCAGCTTCCTCGCGTCGTCGCGGCATTAA
- a CDS encoding NAD(P)/FAD-dependent oxidoreductase gives MQAPIVIVGGGVMGAATACFLARDHGLPAVVLERDLRYTQASSALSASSIRQQFSTPINIALSAWSIRFLRRLADELALPGEPPPHIGLTEAGYLYLATEAGVPAMRAHHALQQAQGAEVLLLTPAELQARFPWLNTEGIALGSLGVRGEGWFDGPALHQAFKRKAVACGARFVQADAVDFEHDGQGTVTAVRCADGQRIAAGRSVLLSAGAWSAPLAARLGVTLPVSGKKRDVFVVDSPATLADCPLVIDPSGFWFRPEGRGFLCGAPPRGDDADDLPLEGIDHAQFDEQLWPAMAERVPAFEALRVRSAWAGYYEMNAFDHNGLAGALPGWSNVFTACGFSGHGMQQAPAVGSAMAALMAGGFSDAPSLAPLSPARLFGGQPLVETNVI, from the coding sequence ATGCAAGCCCCCATCGTGATCGTCGGCGGCGGGGTCATGGGCGCCGCCACCGCCTGCTTCCTGGCCCGCGACCACGGCCTGCCCGCCGTGGTGCTGGAGCGCGACCTGCGCTACACGCAGGCTTCGAGTGCGCTGTCGGCCAGCTCCATCCGCCAGCAGTTCAGCACGCCCATCAACATCGCCTTGTCGGCCTGGAGCATCCGCTTCCTGCGCCGGCTGGCCGACGAGCTGGCGCTGCCCGGCGAGCCGCCGCCGCACATCGGCCTCACCGAGGCGGGCTACCTGTACCTGGCCACCGAAGCCGGCGTGCCGGCGATGCGGGCCCACCATGCCCTGCAGCAGGCGCAGGGCGCCGAGGTGCTGCTGCTCACGCCCGCCGAGCTGCAGGCGCGCTTTCCGTGGCTCAACACCGAGGGCATCGCGCTGGGTTCGCTGGGCGTGCGGGGCGAGGGCTGGTTCGACGGCCCGGCGCTGCACCAGGCCTTCAAGCGCAAGGCGGTGGCCTGCGGTGCGCGCTTCGTGCAGGCCGATGCGGTGGACTTCGAACATGACGGGCAAGGCACGGTCACGGCGGTGCGCTGCGCCGATGGCCAGCGTATCGCGGCCGGGCGATCGGTGCTGCTGTCGGCCGGGGCCTGGTCGGCGCCGCTGGCCGCCCGGCTGGGCGTGACGCTGCCGGTCAGCGGCAAGAAGCGCGACGTGTTCGTGGTGGATTCACCGGCCACGCTGGCCGACTGCCCGCTGGTCATCGACCCCAGCGGTTTCTGGTTCCGGCCCGAAGGGCGGGGCTTTCTGTGCGGTGCGCCGCCCCGTGGCGACGATGCCGACGACCTGCCGCTGGAAGGCATCGACCATGCGCAGTTCGACGAGCAGCTGTGGCCGGCAATGGCCGAGCGGGTACCGGCCTTCGAGGCCTTGCGCGTGCGCTCGGCCTGGGCCGGCTACTACGAGATGAATGCCTTCGACCACAACGGCCTGGCGGGTGCCTTGCCGGGGTGGTCCAACGTGTTCACCGCCTGCGGCTTCTCGGGCCACGGCATGCAGCAGGCGCCCGCGGTGGGCAGCGCGATGGCGGCGCTGATGGCCGGTGGCTTCAGCGACGCGCCGTCGCTCGCACCGCTGTCACCCGCGCGCCTCTTCGGCGGTCAGCCGCTGGTCGAAACGAACGTCATCTGA
- a CDS encoding cupin domain-containing protein produces the protein MSLPSFETFAAESRERGYPEVLERVWPAGQVVEDHGHPFAVQALVVQGEMWLTARGQTRHLQPGDRFELDRDEPHAERYGAAGATYWAARRA, from the coding sequence ATGAGTCTGCCCAGTTTCGAGACCTTCGCCGCCGAATCCCGCGAACGCGGCTACCCCGAGGTGCTGGAGCGGGTGTGGCCCGCCGGCCAGGTGGTGGAAGACCACGGCCATCCGTTCGCGGTACAGGCGCTGGTGGTGCAGGGCGAGATGTGGCTCACGGCCCGCGGCCAGACGCGGCACCTGCAGCCGGGCGACCGCTTCGAGCTGGACCGCGACGAACCGCATGCCGAGCGGTACGGCGCCGCCGGCGCCACCTACTGGGCAGCGCGGCGCGCCTAG
- a CDS encoding primosomal protein N' produces MADAVNGVVAVAVETPQHTGLGAPLDYSADALPPGTLVRVPLGRRDVPGIVWDRPAEAEAPPELRPVREVLAAMPPLGASWRQLVAFAAAYYQRGLGELALAVLPPELRKLDDVQLARRVARLRKPAVPARAARRAGLAAATAAAEAADAQHGVQPAADTPEAAPAFPPAEAGPPAAAEAPPLNDEQQAAVDAIGAAAGTYLLHGVTGSGKTEVYLHAAEAALAAGRQVLVMVPEINLTPQLEARLAQRFAGRRLVALHSALTPAQRLKHWLLAHLGEADLVLGTRLAVFASLPRLGLIVADEEHDPSFKQQEGARYSARDLAVYRGHLEGVPVVLGSATPSLETWQRVQEGRYTRLALSQRIGGGVLPRVRLFDMNTLPRQRGSAAPALAPALVDAVAERIERGEQSLLFLNRRGYAPVLHCTACGWKSGCPHCSAWRVFHKGDRSLRCHHCGFSERVPRACPDCGNLDIAPLGRGTERLEEQIAQLLPGARVARIDADTTRLKGSLEAQLGAVHAGDVDVLVGTQMIAKGHDFRRITLVAAVNPDSALFASDFRAPERLFALLMQAAGRAGRDAQQAARSEMWVQSWHPQHALYAALRKHDYEAFAASQLEERQSAGLPPFSSLALLRAEAREASIAQGFLRAASELAQAMADEAGVTLYPPVPPPVARVADVDRLQMLVESPSRVALQRLLAAWLPQLHALRSVHKGVLRWAVDVDPLAI; encoded by the coding sequence TTGGCTGACGCCGTGAACGGCGTGGTGGCGGTGGCGGTCGAGACGCCGCAGCACACCGGCCTGGGCGCGCCGCTGGACTACAGCGCCGATGCGCTGCCGCCCGGCACGCTGGTGCGGGTGCCGTTGGGCCGGCGCGACGTGCCCGGCATCGTGTGGGACCGGCCAGCCGAGGCCGAGGCGCCCCCCGAGCTGCGCCCGGTGCGTGAGGTGCTGGCGGCGATGCCGCCGCTGGGCGCCAGCTGGCGCCAGCTCGTGGCCTTCGCGGCCGCCTACTACCAGCGGGGCCTGGGCGAGCTGGCGCTGGCCGTGCTGCCGCCCGAGCTGCGCAAGCTGGACGACGTGCAGCTGGCCCGCCGGGTGGCGCGCCTGCGCAAGCCGGCGGTACCGGCCCGAGCCGCGCGGCGCGCCGGCCTTGCCGCGGCCACGGCGGCTGCTGAAGCCGCCGATGCCCAGCACGGCGTGCAGCCCGCCGCCGACACCCCCGAGGCAGCGCCCGCATTCCCACCCGCCGAGGCCGGTCCGCCTGCGGCCGCCGAGGCGCCGCCGCTCAACGACGAACAGCAGGCCGCGGTCGATGCCATCGGCGCGGCGGCCGGCACCTACCTGCTGCACGGCGTGACCGGCAGCGGCAAGACCGAGGTCTACCTGCATGCGGCCGAGGCCGCGCTGGCCGCCGGCCGCCAGGTGCTGGTGATGGTGCCCGAGATCAACCTCACACCGCAGCTGGAGGCGCGGCTGGCGCAGCGCTTCGCCGGCCGCCGACTGGTTGCGCTGCACAGCGCTTTGACGCCGGCCCAGCGCCTCAAGCACTGGCTGCTGGCCCACCTGGGCGAAGCTGACCTGGTGCTGGGCACGCGGCTGGCGGTGTTTGCGTCGCTACCGCGGCTGGGCCTGATCGTGGCCGATGAGGAGCACGACCCCTCCTTCAAGCAGCAGGAAGGCGCGCGTTATTCAGCGCGCGACCTGGCGGTGTACCGCGGCCACCTGGAAGGCGTGCCGGTGGTGCTGGGCTCAGCCACGCCGTCGCTGGAAACCTGGCAGCGGGTGCAGGAAGGCCGCTACACCCGGCTGGCGCTGTCGCAGCGCATCGGCGGCGGCGTGCTGCCGCGGGTGCGGCTGTTCGACATGAACACGCTGCCCCGCCAGCGCGGCAGCGCCGCGCCGGCACTGGCGCCCGCGCTGGTGGATGCGGTGGCCGAGCGCATCGAGCGCGGCGAGCAAAGCCTGCTTTTCCTCAACCGTCGCGGTTATGCCCCGGTGCTGCATTGCACGGCCTGCGGCTGGAAGAGCGGCTGCCCCCATTGCAGCGCCTGGCGCGTGTTCCACAAGGGCGACCGCAGCCTGCGCTGCCACCACTGCGGCTTCAGCGAGCGGGTGCCGCGTGCCTGCCCCGACTGCGGCAACCTCGACATCGCGCCGCTGGGCCGCGGCACCGAGCGGCTGGAAGAGCAGATCGCACAGCTGCTGCCCGGTGCCCGAGTGGCCCGCATCGATGCCGACACCACGCGGCTCAAGGGCTCGCTGGAAGCGCAGCTGGGCGCCGTGCATGCGGGCGATGTCGACGTGCTGGTGGGCACGCAGATGATCGCCAAGGGTCACGACTTCCGCCGCATCACGCTGGTGGCCGCGGTCAACCCCGACAGCGCCTTGTTCGCCAGCGACTTTCGCGCGCCGGAGCGGCTGTTCGCGCTGCTGATGCAGGCCGCCGGCCGCGCCGGGCGCGATGCGCAGCAGGCCGCGCGCAGCGAGATGTGGGTGCAGAGCTGGCACCCGCAGCATGCCCTGTACGCCGCGCTGCGCAAGCACGACTACGAGGCGTTTGCCGCCAGCCAGTTGGAAGAACGGCAGTCGGCCGGGCTGCCGCCCTTCAGCAGCCTGGCGTTGCTGCGGGCCGAAGCGCGCGAAGCCAGCATCGCCCAGGGCTTTCTGCGGGCCGCTTCCGAGCTGGCCCAGGCCATGGCCGACGAAGCCGGCGTGACGCTGTACCCGCCGGTGCCGCCGCCGGTGGCCCGCGTGGCCGATGTGGACCGCCTGCAGATGCTGGTGGAGTCGCCCTCACGCGTGGCGCTGCAGCGGCTGCTCGCCGCCTGGCTGCCGCAGCTGCATGCGCTGCGCAGCGTGCACAAGGGCGTGCTGCGCTGGGCGGTGGACGTCGATCCGCTGGCGATCTGA
- the hemE gene encoding uroporphyrinogen decarboxylase, with protein MSAPLLNDSFLRACLRQPTDHTPVWLMRQAGRYLPEYNATRARAGSFMGLATSPAYATEVTLQPLERFPLDAAILFSDILTVPDAMGLGLSFAVGEGPRFASPVRDEAAVAALAVPDMDKLRYVFDAVRSIRQALAGRVPLIGFSGSPFTLACYMVEGSGSDDYRRIKTMLYARPDLLHRILAINAEAVAQYLNAQIDAGAQAVMLFDSWGGVLADGAFQAFSLAYTARVLQALKRHDEQGRRVPCIVFTKGGGQWLEQIAALGPDVIGLDWTTDLGAARARVGDRVALQGNLDPMVLFAGEAAVRAEARRVLDRFGAPAGGGHVFNLGHGISQHTPPEAVSALVDEVHSHSRALRRAT; from the coding sequence ATGTCAGCCCCCTTGCTCAACGACAGCTTTCTGCGCGCCTGTCTGCGCCAGCCCACCGACCACACCCCGGTGTGGCTGATGCGCCAGGCCGGGCGCTACCTGCCCGAATACAACGCCACGCGCGCCCGGGCCGGCAGCTTCATGGGCCTGGCCACCAGCCCCGCCTATGCCACCGAGGTGACGCTGCAGCCGCTGGAGCGCTTTCCGCTGGATGCGGCCATCCTGTTCTCCGACATCCTGACCGTGCCCGACGCGATGGGCCTGGGCCTGAGCTTCGCGGTGGGCGAAGGCCCGCGCTTCGCCAGCCCGGTGCGCGATGAAGCCGCCGTGGCGGCGCTGGCTGTGCCCGACATGGACAAGCTGCGCTACGTGTTCGACGCGGTGCGCTCCATCCGCCAGGCGCTGGCCGGGCGCGTGCCGCTGATCGGTTTCTCCGGCAGCCCGTTCACGCTGGCCTGCTACATGGTGGAAGGTTCGGGCAGCGACGACTACCGCCGCATCAAGACCATGCTGTATGCGCGGCCCGACCTGCTGCACCGCATCCTCGCCATCAATGCCGAGGCGGTGGCGCAGTACCTCAATGCGCAGATCGACGCCGGTGCGCAGGCCGTGATGCTGTTCGACAGCTGGGGCGGCGTGCTGGCCGACGGCGCCTTCCAGGCCTTCAGCCTGGCCTACACCGCACGCGTGCTGCAGGCGCTGAAGCGGCACGACGAGCAGGGCCGGCGTGTGCCCTGCATCGTCTTCACCAAGGGCGGCGGCCAGTGGCTGGAGCAGATCGCGGCCCTGGGGCCGGACGTCATCGGCCTGGACTGGACGACCGACCTGGGCGCGGCCCGGGCGCGCGTGGGCGATCGCGTGGCGCTGCAAGGCAACCTCGATCCGATGGTGCTGTTCGCCGGTGAAGCCGCGGTGCGGGCCGAGGCTCGGCGTGTGCTGGACCGCTTCGGCGCGCCGGCCGGGGGCGGCCATGTGTTCAACCTGGGCCATGGCATTTCGCAGCACACGCCGCCGGAGGCCGTGTCGGCCCTGGTGGACGAAGTGCACAGCCACTCGCGGGCGCTGCGGCGCGCAACCTAA
- a CDS encoding LemA family protein: protein MDRSRARAALAALVLGAAALMSGCGYNDFQRMDEEVKASWSEVLNQYQRRADLVPNLVNTVKGEANFEQETLTRVVEARAKATSIQATPELINNPEAFQKFQAAQGELSGALSRLLVVSEQYPNLKANQGFQDLRVQLEGTENRITVARNRYIKTVADYNVLARSFPTNLTAKIFSYEVKPNFTVQNEAQISAPPTVDFSKPAAPAASK from the coding sequence ATGGACCGATCGCGCGCACGCGCCGCGCTGGCTGCCCTGGTGCTGGGCGCGGCTGCATTGATGTCCGGCTGCGGCTACAACGACTTCCAGCGCATGGACGAAGAGGTCAAGGCCAGCTGGAGCGAGGTGCTCAACCAGTACCAGCGCCGCGCCGACCTGGTGCCCAACCTGGTCAACACGGTCAAGGGCGAGGCCAACTTCGAGCAGGAAACGCTGACGCGCGTGGTGGAAGCCCGTGCCAAGGCCACCTCCATCCAGGCCACACCCGAGCTGATCAACAACCCCGAGGCCTTCCAGAAGTTCCAGGCTGCGCAGGGTGAACTCAGCGGCGCGCTGAGCCGCCTGCTGGTGGTGAGCGAGCAGTACCCCAACCTCAAGGCCAACCAAGGCTTCCAGGACCTGCGGGTGCAGCTCGAAGGCACCGAGAACCGCATCACGGTGGCGCGCAACCGCTACATCAAGACGGTGGCCGACTACAACGTGCTGGCGCGCAGCTTCCCCACCAACCTGACGGCCAAGATCTTCAGCTACGAGGTCAAGCCCAACTTCACCGTGCAGAACGAGGCGCAGATTTCCGCGCCGCCCACGGTGGACTTCAGCAAGCCGGCGGCGCCCGCGGCGTCGAAGTAA
- a CDS encoding TPM domain-containing protein, translating into MPALRPRLWLLQLLVLLLCPLAGLRAQPLQAVPALSSRVIDQTGTLSAEEAGALQAKLAEFEAQHGPQIVIVIVRSTLPEDITDYTQRLGDAWKIGRRDVGDGLLLVVAKDDRKVRIAPAKALEGAVPDLAARQIIQQQITPAFRAGDYAGGLNAAVDALVARVRGEHLPAPAARNAPGRDGADAGWQWEELMMFFFVGVPVMGAVLTGVLGRKLGSLASAGIAGGLGWWLTASVLLGAGAALVAIVLVGLLGIGASTRGSTRLGRRSRIGAGPVIFTGGGLGGGPSGGWTGGGGGGGFSSGGGGDFGGGGASGDW; encoded by the coding sequence ATGCCGGCCCTGCGTCCGCGGCTGTGGCTGCTGCAGCTGCTGGTGCTGCTGCTGTGCCCGCTGGCCGGCCTGCGCGCCCAGCCGCTGCAGGCGGTGCCTGCGCTCAGCAGCCGGGTGATCGACCAGACCGGCACGCTGAGCGCCGAGGAAGCCGGTGCGCTGCAGGCCAAGCTGGCCGAGTTCGAGGCCCAGCACGGCCCGCAGATCGTGATCGTCATCGTGCGCAGCACGCTGCCCGAAGACATCACCGACTACACCCAGCGCCTGGGCGACGCCTGGAAGATCGGCCGCCGCGACGTGGGCGACGGCCTGCTGCTGGTGGTGGCCAAGGACGACCGCAAGGTACGCATCGCGCCCGCCAAGGCACTGGAAGGCGCCGTGCCCGACTTGGCCGCCCGCCAGATCATCCAGCAGCAGATCACGCCGGCCTTTCGGGCGGGCGACTACGCCGGCGGGCTGAACGCGGCCGTCGACGCGCTGGTGGCCCGCGTGCGCGGCGAACACCTGCCCGCCCCGGCTGCGCGCAATGCGCCGGGCCGCGATGGCGCGGATGCCGGCTGGCAGTGGGAAGAGCTGATGATGTTCTTCTTCGTCGGCGTGCCGGTGATGGGCGCCGTGCTCACCGGCGTGCTGGGCCGCAAGCTCGGCTCACTGGCCAGCGCCGGCATTGCCGGGGGGTTGGGCTGGTGGCTCACCGCCAGTGTGCTGCTGGGGGCCGGTGCGGCACTGGTGGCGATCGTGCTGGTGGGCCTGCTGGGCATCGGCGCCTCGACTCGCGGCAGCACGCGCCTGGGTCGCCGCAGCCGCATCGGCGCAGGGCCGGTGATCTTTACCGGCGGTGGACTGGGGGGCGGTCCTTCGGGCGGCTGGACAGGCGGCGGTGGCGGCGGCGGTTTCTCGTCCGGCGGCGGTGGCGACTTTGGGGGCGGCGGCGCCTCGGGGGACTGGTGA
- a CDS encoding TPM domain-containing protein, protein MDHTDVHRALDTAAMARLTARVAASERRHTGEVRLAVEASLPLSYLWKGLTARDRALTLFGKLRVWDTEHNNGALIYLLMADHAIEIVADRGLSRLVDSQQWQQIVVRMRQAFQAGRFEEGLNLAIDAVEAVLVERFPAAEDSAANNELPDTPWTA, encoded by the coding sequence ATGGACCACACCGACGTGCACCGGGCGCTGGACACGGCCGCGATGGCCCGCCTGACGGCGCGCGTGGCCGCCAGCGAACGGCGGCACACCGGCGAGGTCCGCCTGGCGGTGGAAGCCAGCCTGCCGCTGTCCTACCTGTGGAAAGGGCTGACTGCGCGCGATCGTGCCCTCACGCTGTTCGGCAAGCTGCGGGTGTGGGACACCGAGCACAACAATGGGGCGCTCATCTACCTGCTGATGGCGGACCACGCGATCGAGATCGTGGCCGACCGCGGCCTGTCGCGCCTGGTGGACAGCCAGCAGTGGCAGCAGATCGTGGTGCGGATGCGTCAGGCCTTCCAGGCCGGGCGATTCGAGGAAGGCTTGAACCTGGCGATCGACGCGGTGGAAGCGGTGCTGGTGGAGCGCTTTCCAGCGGCGGAAGATTCAGCCGCGAACAACGAACTTCCGGATACCCCGTGGACAGCCTGA
- a CDS encoding FxDxF family PEP-CTERM protein, with the protein MKQLFKQTAVLAAVVLACAQANAASTVFATSFEDSISVGGTDLALVNVAGNFRNTFGFTLTSAATITAGLSSVIPSTFGSAFFTLENYTSSTPFGSGAIGEAFTATLAAGDYFYSVKGVGAAGSTYALKSVVAAVPEPETYALFLAGLGAVGFLAARRRSN; encoded by the coding sequence ATGAAGCAATTGTTCAAACAGACCGCCGTACTGGCCGCCGTCGTTCTGGCTTGCGCGCAAGCCAATGCAGCGTCGACCGTGTTCGCAACCTCGTTCGAAGACAGCATTTCCGTGGGCGGCACCGATCTGGCGCTGGTTAACGTGGCTGGCAACTTCCGCAACACGTTCGGGTTCACGCTGACCAGCGCGGCGACCATCACCGCCGGTCTGTCCTCGGTGATCCCGTCGACCTTTGGCTCGGCCTTCTTCACGCTGGAGAACTACACGTCGTCGACGCCCTTCGGCAGCGGCGCCATCGGTGAAGCCTTTACGGCAACTCTTGCCGCCGGCGACTACTTTTACTCGGTCAAGGGCGTTGGCGCTGCTGGCAGCACCTACGCGCTGAAGTCGGTCGTGGCCGCCGTTCCGGAACCCGAAACCTACGCGCTGTTCCTGGCTGGCCTGGGCGCCGTTGGCTTCCTGGCTGCTCGTCGTCGCTCGAACTGA
- a CDS encoding F0F1 ATP synthase subunit epsilon encodes MATLHVDVVSAEELIFSGEAKFVALPGESGELGILPRHTPLITRIKPGAVRIERADNGEEEFVFVAGGILEVQPGTVTVLADTAIRGRDLDEAKAAEAKKAAEEAMKNAKTDIDFAAAQSEFAAMAAQLAALRKFRGNK; translated from the coding sequence ATGGCCACCCTACACGTGGATGTCGTTTCGGCCGAGGAGCTCATCTTCTCGGGCGAAGCGAAGTTCGTCGCCCTGCCGGGCGAAAGCGGCGAGCTCGGCATCCTGCCGCGCCACACCCCGCTGATCACCCGCATCAAGCCGGGCGCGGTGCGCATCGAGCGCGCGGACAACGGCGAGGAAGAGTTCGTGTTCGTGGCGGGTGGCATCCTCGAGGTGCAACCGGGCACCGTGACGGTGCTTGCCGACACCGCGATCCGCGGCCGTGACCTGGACGAGGCCAAGGCGGCCGAAGCCAAGAAGGCGGCCGAAGAGGCGATGAAGAACGCGAAGACGGACATCGACTTCGCGGCCGCGCAGAGCGAGTTCGCCGCGATGGCCGCTCAGCTGGCCGCGCTGCGCAAGTTCCGCGGCAACAAGTAA
- the atpD gene encoding F0F1 ATP synthase subunit beta → MTQAQGKIVQCIGAVVDVEFPAQNIPRVYDALKMEGSALTLEVQQQLGDGVVRTIALGSSDGLRRGTMVYNTGAPISVPVGQATLGRIMDVLGNPIDERGPVSQDLTASIHRKAPTYDELSPSTELLETGIKVIDLICPFAKGGKVGLFGGAGVGKTVNMMELINNIAKAHSGLSVFAGVGERTREGNDFYHEMADSGVVNLESLPDSKVAMVYGQMNEPPGNRLRVALTGLTIAESFRDEGRDVLFFVDNIYRYTLAGTEVSALLGRMPSAVGYQPTLAEEMGRLQERITSTKVGSITSIQAVYVPADDLTDPSPATTFAHLDATVVLSRDIAALGIYPAVDPLDSTSRQVDPNVVGEEHYSTTRAVQGILQRYKELRDIIAILGMDELSPEDKLAVARARKIQRFLSQPFHVAEVFTGSPGKYVSLKDTIKGFKAIVAGEYDHLPEQAFYMVGTIEEAVEKAKKLQ, encoded by the coding sequence ATGACGCAAGCCCAAGGCAAGATCGTCCAATGCATCGGCGCGGTGGTGGACGTTGAATTTCCCGCGCAAAACATCCCGCGCGTGTACGACGCGCTCAAGATGGAAGGCTCGGCGCTGACGCTGGAAGTGCAGCAGCAGCTGGGCGACGGTGTGGTGCGCACGATTGCCCTCGGCTCGTCCGACGGCCTGCGCCGCGGCACCATGGTCTACAACACCGGCGCGCCGATCTCGGTGCCGGTGGGCCAGGCCACCCTGGGCCGCATCATGGACGTGCTGGGCAACCCGATCGACGAGCGCGGTCCGGTCAGCCAGGACCTCACGGCCTCGATCCACCGCAAGGCCCCCACGTACGACGAGCTGTCGCCCTCGACCGAGCTGCTGGAAACCGGCATCAAGGTGATCGACCTGATCTGCCCGTTCGCCAAGGGCGGCAAGGTGGGTCTGTTCGGTGGCGCCGGCGTCGGCAAGACCGTGAACATGATGGAGCTCATCAACAACATCGCGAAGGCGCACAGCGGCCTGTCGGTGTTTGCTGGCGTGGGCGAACGTACCCGTGAGGGCAACGACTTCTATCACGAGATGGCCGATTCGGGCGTCGTCAACCTGGAGAGCCTGCCGGACTCCAAGGTGGCCATGGTCTACGGCCAGATGAACGAGCCGCCGGGCAACCGTCTGCGCGTGGCCCTGACCGGCCTGACCATCGCCGAGTCGTTCCGCGACGAAGGCCGTGACGTGCTGTTCTTCGTGGACAACATCTACCGCTACACGCTGGCCGGTACCGAAGTGTCCGCACTGCTGGGCCGTATGCCTTCCGCGGTGGGCTACCAGCCGACGCTGGCCGAAGAAATGGGCCGCCTGCAAGAGCGGATCACGTCGACCAAGGTCGGCTCGATCACCTCGATCCAGGCCGTGTACGTCCCTGCGGACGACCTGACCGACCCGTCGCCTGCCACCACCTTCGCCCACTTGGACGCCACCGTGGTGCTGTCGCGCGACATCGCCGCGCTGGGCATCTACCCCGCCGTGGACCCACTGGACTCGACCTCGCGCCAGGTCGACCCCAACGTGGTGGGCGAAGAGCACTACTCCACCACCCGTGCGGTGCAGGGCATCCTGCAGCGCTACAAGGAACTGCGCGACATCATCGCGATTCTGGGCATGGACGAACTGTCGCCGGAAGACAAGCTGGCCGTGGCGCGCGCCCGGAAGATCCAGCGTTTCCTGTCGCAGCCGTTCCACGTGGCCGAAGTGTTCACCGGCTCGCCGGGCAAGTACGTGTCCCTGAAGGACACGATCAAGGGCTTCAAGGCCATCGTGGCCGGCGAATACGACCACCTTCCCGAGCAGGCCTTTTACATGGTCGGCACGATCGAAGAAGCCGTCGAAAAAGCCAAGAAGCTGCAGTAA